One Buchnera aphidicola (Panaphis juglandis) DNA segment encodes these proteins:
- the pfkA gene encoding 6-phosphofructokinase, whose translation MIKRIGVLTSGGDAPGMNAAIRSVVRTGLSEKLEIFGIYDGYLGLYENRIIQLSRDSVSNMINRGGTFLGSARFPEFSKKKMQLIAKKNLNKKKIDALIIIGGDGSYMGAKKLTEQGVPCITLPATIDNDIFGTDYTIGYFTALETVVEAIDRLRDTSSSHQRISIVEVMGRTCGDLTLSAAIAGGCEFIILPEIPFKKQNLLNEIQRSIKNGKKHAIIAITECICDVEKLARYIEKHTQRSTRATILGHIQRGGSPVAYDRILASRMGAYAIAKILNGSSGKCIGIKNDTIIDYSIDNSIKNIKKKFKHHWLKIAKKLY comes from the coding sequence ATGATAAAAAGAATCGGTGTACTAACGAGTGGTGGTGATGCTCCTGGAATGAATGCTGCTATTCGATCTGTTGTAAGAACGGGTTTAAGTGAAAAACTAGAAATTTTTGGTATATATGATGGATATTTAGGGTTATACGAAAATCGTATTATACAACTATCACGAGATAGTGTATCAAATATGATTAATCGTGGGGGGACTTTTTTAGGATCAGCAAGATTTCCAGAATTCAGTAAAAAAAAAATGCAATTAATTGCAAAAAAAAATTTAAATAAAAAAAAAATTGATGCATTAATTATTATTGGAGGTGATGGTTCATACATGGGTGCAAAAAAATTAACTGAACAAGGAGTACCATGTATAACATTACCTGCAACAATTGATAACGATATTTTTGGTACAGATTATACTATAGGATATTTTACTGCATTAGAGACTGTAGTAGAAGCCATTGATCGTCTTCGAGATACATCGTCTTCTCATCAAAGAATATCTATTGTGGAAGTAATGGGAAGAACTTGTGGAGATTTAACATTATCAGCAGCAATAGCTGGTGGTTGCGAGTTCATTATATTACCTGAAATACCATTTAAAAAACAAAATTTATTAAATGAAATTCAAAGAAGTATAAAAAACGGAAAAAAACATGCTATTATAGCAATTACAGAATGCATCTGTGATGTGGAAAAATTAGCTCGATATATTGAGAAACATACTCAACGATCAACTAGAGCAACAATATTAGGTCACATTCAAAGAGGTGGTTCTCCAGTAGCATATGATCGTATTCTAGCATCAAGAATGGGGGCATATGCTATTGCAAAAATTTTAAATGGTTCAAGCGGAAAATGTATTGGTATTAAAAACGATACAATTATTGACTATAGTATTGATAATTCCATAAAAAATATTAAAAAAAAATTTAAACATCATTGGCTAAAAATTGCTAAAAAATTATACTAA
- the rpsA gene encoding 30S ribosomal protein S1, whose protein sequence is MNESFSHLFEESLKKIKTQTGSIISGTVISITQDSVLIDSGLKSESYVPIEQFKNKYGALEVNVGDKVDVALDAIEDGFGETVLSREKAKKHESWIKLEKAHEKCKTVFGVVSGKVKGGFTVELDDLRAFLPGSLVDVRPVKDTHHLEGKELEFKVIKLDQKRNNVVVSRKAVIESETSAERDQLLLNLQEGIKIKGIIKNLTDYGAFVDLGGVDGLLHITDMAWKRVKHPSDIVNIGDEIIVKILKFDRENTRVSLGLKQLSDDPWNSILERYFEGKKVNGRVTNLTDYGCFVEIEEGIEGLVHISEMDWTNKNIHPTKVVNVKDKVQVMILDIDAERRRISLGIKQCQPNPWELFSKLHQKNTHVYGRIKSITDFGIFIGLEGGIDGLVHLSDISWYNVNDNILSKYKKGDKISAVVLQVDPEKERISLGIKQLTEDFFSKYIQTYKKDDIIPGQIISIKNNIANVQLGKDVFGILNIKNSSISININDCIEFKFNKFDRKNRVIHLNAYENYSNKENGKKLFLEKIKNDVFLKHEFLK, encoded by the coding sequence ATGAATGAATCATTTTCACACTTGTTTGAAGAATCTTTAAAAAAGATTAAAACACAGACTGGATCCATTATTTCTGGAACTGTAATTTCAATCACACAAGATTCAGTATTAATTGATTCTGGATTAAAATCAGAATCGTATGTTCCAATAGAACAATTTAAAAATAAATATGGGGCATTAGAGGTTAATGTTGGTGATAAAGTTGATGTTGCATTAGATGCAATAGAAGATGGATTTGGAGAAACAGTTTTATCAAGAGAAAAAGCAAAAAAACATGAGTCATGGATTAAATTAGAAAAAGCACATGAAAAATGCAAAACCGTATTTGGAGTTGTTAGTGGTAAAGTTAAAGGTGGTTTTACTGTTGAATTAGACGATTTACGTGCATTTTTACCTGGATCTTTAGTGGATGTGAGACCAGTAAAAGATACTCATCATCTTGAAGGAAAAGAATTAGAATTTAAAGTCATTAAATTAGATCAAAAAAGAAATAATGTTGTTGTTTCAAGAAAAGCTGTCATTGAATCAGAAACAAGCGCTGAAAGAGATCAGCTATTATTAAATTTACAAGAAGGAATAAAAATCAAGGGTATTATAAAAAACTTGACTGATTATGGAGCTTTTGTTGATTTAGGGGGAGTAGATGGATTACTACATATTACAGATATGGCTTGGAAGCGTGTTAAACACCCAAGTGATATTGTAAATATTGGCGATGAAATTATAGTAAAAATATTAAAATTTGATCGAGAAAACACTAGAGTATCATTGGGTTTAAAACAATTAAGTGATGATCCTTGGAATTCTATTTTAGAACGGTATTTTGAGGGTAAAAAAGTTAATGGTCGAGTAACAAATCTAACAGATTATGGTTGTTTTGTTGAAATTGAAGAAGGTATAGAAGGACTAGTACATATTTCAGAAATGGATTGGACTAATAAAAATATTCATCCTACCAAAGTTGTTAATGTTAAGGATAAAGTACAAGTTATGATTTTAGATATTGATGCTGAAAGACGTCGAATTTCTCTTGGTATTAAACAATGTCAACCAAATCCATGGGAACTTTTTTCAAAATTACATCAAAAAAATACTCATGTTTATGGTAGGATTAAATCAATCACTGATTTCGGTATTTTTATCGGATTAGAAGGAGGAATTGATGGTTTAGTACATTTATCAGATATATCCTGGTATAATGTAAATGATAATATTTTAAGTAAATACAAAAAAGGTGACAAAATTTCAGCAGTAGTATTACAAGTAGATCCTGAAAAAGAAAGAATATCATTAGGAATTAAACAACTTACAGAAGATTTCTTCAGTAAATATATCCAAACATATAAAAAAGACGATATTATTCCAGGTCAAATAATATCAATAAAAAATAATATAGCTAATGTACAATTAGGAAAAGATGTATTTGGTATTTTAAATATCAAAAATTCTTCAATTTCCATAAATATTAATGATTGTATAGAATTTAAATTTAATAAATTTGATCGTAAAAATCGAGTAATTCATTTAAATGCATATGAAAATTATAGTAATAAAGAAAATGGTAAAAAATTATTTTTAGAAAAAATAAAAAATGATGTTTTTTTAAAACATGAATTTTTAAAATAA
- the cmk gene encoding (d)CMP kinase, which produces MIKLPPVITIDGPSGSGKSVLSKELSKYLNWYHLESGMIYRIFACLFLQKKSLILKKNLIIAFKNLENHFIYKKGAIKKLINKNFKYNYIISNNITYTASKLATIKYVRKNLLNKQRLFRQSPGLITNGRDMGTIVFPDAILKFFLKAELKCRVQRRLYELKKRGFQINFQDIFLQMKHRDDRDTNRSYAPLQPSKNAIIIDSSKMTFKEVLHIAIKHIKKNQYI; this is translated from the coding sequence ATGATTAAATTGCCACCTGTAATTACAATAGATGGACCAAGTGGTTCTGGAAAAAGTGTATTATCCAAAGAATTGTCTAAATATTTAAATTGGTATCATTTAGAATCTGGAATGATTTATAGAATATTTGCATGTTTATTTTTACAAAAAAAATCATTAATTTTAAAAAAAAATTTAATAATAGCTTTTAAAAATTTAGAAAACCACTTTATTTATAAAAAGGGAGCAATAAAAAAATTAATTAATAAAAATTTTAAATATAATTATATTATTTCTAATAATATAACGTATACTGCATCTAAATTAGCTACTATAAAATATGTTCGTAAAAATTTATTAAATAAACAAAGATTATTTCGACAATCACCTGGATTGATTACAAATGGTCGTGATATGGGAACCATTGTATTTCCTGATGCTATATTAAAATTTTTTTTAAAAGCAGAATTAAAATGTCGCGTTCAGCGTAGATTATATGAATTAAAAAAAAGGGGGTTTCAAATAAATTTTCAAGATATATTTTTACAAATGAAACATCGAGATGATCGTGATACAAATAGATCATATGCACCTTTACAACCATCAAAAAATGCCATTATAATAGATTCTAGTAAAATGACTTTTAAAGAAGTATTACACATTGCAATAAAACATATAAAAAAAAATCAATATATTTAA
- the tpiA gene encoding triose-phosphate isomerase, whose amino-acid sequence MKNFIVAGNWKLNGNHHVISIFMNQLKTFFHENQIVNTIIFIPPVVYLNSIKNIIQNKNFFLGSQNVDIHLSGSFTGEISICMLKDINVKYVIIGHSERRKFHNETNRYIANKLKIIKKHNIIPILCIGESIEEKKLKKSEMIIRNQIDDILNISGNNAFNDTIIAYEPIWAIGTGKSANIKEVKKINTFIKKYISENSNTKFNEVKIQYGGSINSNNILEFFSEKYVDGVLIGNSSLIYEQFIKIIKLTNKIR is encoded by the coding sequence TTGAAAAATTTTATTGTTGCTGGAAATTGGAAATTAAATGGAAATCATCATGTAATTTCTATTTTTATGAATCAGTTAAAAACTTTTTTTCATGAAAATCAAATTGTTAATACAATAATTTTTATTCCACCAGTTGTATATTTAAATAGTATTAAAAATATAATACAAAATAAAAATTTTTTTTTAGGTTCTCAAAACGTTGATATACATTTATCTGGATCTTTTACCGGAGAAATTTCTATATGTATGTTAAAAGATATTAATGTTAAATATGTTATTATTGGTCATTCTGAACGGAGAAAATTTCATAATGAAACTAATCGATACATTGCAAATAAGTTAAAAATTATAAAAAAACACAATATTATTCCTATATTGTGTATTGGAGAAAGTATCGAAGAAAAAAAATTAAAAAAATCTGAAATGATTATACGTAATCAAATTGATGATATTTTAAATATTTCTGGTAACAATGCATTTAATGATACCATTATAGCTTATGAACCAATCTGGGCTATTGGAACAGGTAAAAGCGCAAATATTAAGGAAGTAAAAAAAATAAACACTTTTATTAAAAAGTATATTTCTGAAAATAGCAATACAAAATTTAATGAGGTAAAAATACAATATGGAGGTTCAATCAATTCAAATAATATATTAGAGTTTTTTTCAGAAAAATATGTTGATGGTGTTTTAATAGGAAATTCATCATTAATATACGAACAATTTATTAAAATTATAAAACTTACTAATAAAATAAGATAA
- the gpmA gene encoding 2,3-diphosphoglycerate-dependent phosphoglycerate mutase: MQPGQLVLIRHGESVWNKLNQFTGWTDVELTEKGRNEAKCAGQLLKKRKFVFDYCYTSVLKRAIHTSWIILDQLDQFWIPIKKTWRLNERHYGKLQGLNKEAIIETYGSEQVQEWRRSFEAIPPQMEKSKNLNLYYDRRYYDLDYKKIPAAESLKLTLKRLIPFWKKYIISKIQKNQRVLIVAHGNSLRSLVKHVSNLSNDEVYNLHIPTGVPIIYDFNNDQYPIQYSFLKE, from the coding sequence ATGCAACCAGGTCAATTAGTTTTAATCAGACATGGGGAAAGTGTATGGAATAAATTAAATCAATTTACAGGATGGACAGATGTAGAATTGACAGAAAAAGGTCGAAATGAAGCAAAATGTGCAGGACAGTTACTAAAAAAAAGAAAATTTGTTTTTGATTATTGTTACACTTCAGTTTTAAAAAGAGCTATTCATACCTCATGGATCATATTAGATCAATTAGATCAATTTTGGATTCCAATTAAAAAAACATGGCGTTTAAATGAAAGACATTATGGTAAACTTCAAGGTTTGAATAAGGAAGCTATTATTGAAACCTATGGTTCAGAGCAAGTTCAAGAATGGCGTAGAAGTTTTGAAGCTATTCCTCCTCAAATGGAAAAATCTAAAAATCTAAATTTGTATTATGATAGAAGATATTATGATTTAGATTATAAAAAAATACCTGCTGCTGAAAGTTTAAAATTAACTTTAAAACGATTAATTCCTTTTTGGAAAAAATATATAATCTCAAAAATTCAAAAAAATCAACGAGTTTTAATTGTTGCTCATGGAAATTCTTTACGATCTTTAGTAAAACATGTATCTAATTTAAGTAATGATGAAGTATATAATTTACACATTCCAACTGGTGTTCCTATCATATATGATTTTAATAATGATCAATATCCAATACAATACTCTTTTTTAAAAGAGTAA
- a CDS encoding 2-oxoglutarate dehydrogenase E1 component, which translates to MNKDVPFSLKILNIQNCNQFYLEKIYQDFLRNPNSVSDYWKNIFENYKNFFYNENDLNDSSQTLRDNLKYEKFHILNFIRNYGHNYSQFNPLKNSSMNKKLYEDLLLHKILKNTKKKEFDIQYDDLLKIYCGSIGIEYMYIENFKERIWIQEYLENNFLKFKLKNDKKIDILKGLIKSEIFEKYLNTKFPGSKRFSLEGADVLIPMIKYIINYSSNNYISKIIIGMAHRGRLNVLVNILNKNIKNLCHEFSETYQNFFGSGDAKYHSGMRKKIYFDNQSIDIDLKFNPSHLEIINPVVMGSSKAYIDNLNTKNTNVVLPINIHGDAAIIGQGVNQELLNMSQATHYNVGGTLHIIINNQIGFTTSKIKEMRSSKYCTDIAKMIQAPVFHVNADDPESVIFITKLALDFRLCFKKDVFIDLVCYRRHGHNEADEPYVTQPLMYNIIRNHPTVCRIYSQKLYFHKIICKNFLKNEIKKQRQKINIVKKSINYQNEKKNKSSIIKKNIVTHININTLAQQINIIPKDIKLHDRVHKIYQLRYDMAIEKIHFDWGAAENLAYANILSHGISCRLSGEDVARGTFFHRHAIVYDQNSGKNYIPLQNIKNIKGKFHICNSVLSEEATLAFEYGYSIESHNVLNIWEAQFGDFVNGAQIVIDQFISSSEQKWGVKSNLILFLPHGYEGQGPEHSSARVERFLQLCSENNMQLCIPSTASQMYHLLMKQALSSIIKPLIILTPKSLLRHELSKSSFEDIKNGSFKTVINEIDILNIKSVKKIIFCSGKIYYEILNSRRERNLLNIFLIRIEQLYPFPKKEILKYINNFKNIKYIYWCQEEPKNQGPWYYIYHQFYKILPKSVILKYIGPKSLAASAVGCIFMHKKQHKKIIFEALQIT; encoded by the coding sequence ATGAATAAAGATGTTCCTTTTTCATTGAAGATTTTAAATATTCAGAATTGTAATCAATTTTATCTTGAAAAAATTTATCAAGATTTTTTAAGAAATCCAAATTCGGTTTCCGATTATTGGAAAAATATTTTCGAAAACTATAAGAATTTTTTTTATAATGAAAATGATTTAAATGATTCATCTCAAACTTTACGTGATAATCTTAAGTATGAAAAATTTCATATTCTTAATTTTATTAGAAATTATGGTCATAATTATTCTCAATTTAATCCATTAAAAAATTCCTCTATGAATAAAAAATTATATGAGGATTTATTATTACATAAAATTTTAAAAAATACTAAAAAAAAAGAATTTGATATACAATATGATGACTTATTAAAAATATATTGTGGTTCTATTGGAATAGAATACATGTATATTGAGAATTTTAAAGAAAGAATATGGATACAGGAATATTTAGAAAATAATTTTTTAAAATTTAAATTAAAAAATGATAAAAAAATTGATATATTAAAAGGTTTAATTAAATCAGAAATATTTGAAAAATATTTAAATACTAAATTTCCAGGTTCAAAAAGATTTTCATTAGAAGGTGCAGACGTATTAATTCCTATGATAAAATATATTATTAATTATTCTAGTAATAATTATATATCAAAAATTATTATTGGTATGGCTCATAGAGGAAGATTAAATGTTTTAGTAAATATTCTTAATAAAAATATTAAAAATTTATGTCATGAATTTTCTGAAACATATCAGAATTTTTTTGGTAGTGGAGATGCGAAATATCATTCTGGTATGAGAAAAAAAATTTATTTTGATAATCAATCAATTGATATTGATTTAAAATTTAATCCTTCACACTTAGAAATCATTAATCCTGTTGTTATGGGATCTTCAAAAGCATACATTGATAATTTAAATACAAAAAATACTAATGTTGTGTTACCTATTAACATTCATGGGGATGCTGCAATTATTGGTCAAGGTGTGAATCAAGAATTGTTAAATATGTCACAAGCAACACATTATAATGTAGGTGGTACACTACATATCATTATCAATAATCAGATTGGTTTTACAACTTCTAAAATTAAAGAAATGAGATCAAGTAAATATTGTACTGATATTGCAAAAATGATACAAGCTCCAGTATTTCATGTTAATGCTGATGATCCAGAATCTGTAATATTTATTACTAAATTAGCTTTAGATTTTCGATTATGTTTTAAAAAAGATGTTTTTATAGATTTAGTTTGTTATCGAAGACACGGTCACAATGAAGCAGATGAACCTTATGTAACACAACCATTAATGTATAATATTATAAGAAATCATCCTACTGTCTGCAGAATTTATTCTCAAAAATTGTATTTTCATAAAATTATTTGCAAAAATTTTTTAAAAAATGAAATAAAAAAACAACGTCAAAAAATAAATATCGTAAAAAAATCCATAAATTATCAAAATGAAAAAAAAAATAAATCATCAATTATAAAAAAAAATATAGTAACCCATATTAATATTAATACATTAGCACAACAAATTAATATCATTCCAAAGGATATAAAATTACATGATCGTGTTCATAAAATATATCAATTAAGATATGATATGGCAATAGAAAAAATTCATTTCGATTGGGGGGCTGCAGAAAATCTTGCATATGCTAATATTTTATCTCATGGAATATCATGTCGATTATCCGGAGAAGATGTTGCTCGTGGAACATTTTTTCATCGACATGCCATAGTATATGATCAAAATAGTGGTAAAAATTATATTCCTTTACAAAATATAAAAAATATAAAAGGAAAATTTCATATTTGTAATTCTGTTTTATCAGAAGAAGCAACTCTTGCATTTGAATATGGTTATTCTATTGAATCACATAATGTATTAAATATCTGGGAAGCACAATTTGGTGATTTTGTTAATGGGGCTCAAATTGTAATTGATCAATTTATAAGTTCTAGTGAACAAAAATGGGGAGTTAAATCCAATTTAATATTATTTTTACCTCATGGTTATGAAGGACAAGGTCCTGAACATTCTTCAGCTCGAGTGGAACGTTTTTTACAATTATGTTCTGAAAATAACATGCAATTATGTATACCTTCTACTGCTTCACAAATGTATCATTTGCTAATGAAACAAGCTTTATCTAGTATTATAAAGCCTTTAATTATTTTAACCCCAAAATCATTATTAAGACATGAATTATCAAAATCTTCTTTTGAAGATATTAAAAATGGTTCTTTTAAGACTGTAATTAATGAAATTGATATTTTGAATATAAAAAGTGTTAAAAAAATAATTTTTTGTTCTGGAAAAATATATTATGAAATACTAAATTCAAGACGTGAGAGGAATTTATTAAACATTTTTTTAATTCGAATTGAGCAATTATATCCATTTCCTAAAAAAGAAATACTAAAATATATAAATAATTTTAAAAATATTAAATATATATACTGGTGTCAAGAGGAACCCAAAAATCAAGGACCCTGGTATTATATATACCATCAATTTTATAAAATACTTCCTAAATCTGTTATTTTAAAATATATTGGACCAAAATCCCTAGCAGCTTCTGCAGTAGGATGCATATTTATGCATAAAAAACAACATAAAAAAATAATTTTTGAAGCACTACAGATTACATAA
- the aroA gene encoding 3-phosphoshikimate 1-carboxyvinyltransferase, with protein MCNCITLKPISYVQGEIILPGSKSISNRVLLMSALASGKTYLKNLLCSDDSNYMLNALKQLGVKYKRSIKNQDLEIHGCENNFIYENNTVLFLGNAGTAVRPLISVLSLMNKEIIITGDERMKERPIHDLVHALHQGGSIIKYLKKKHYLPICIHGGFTGGNITIKSNTSSQFLTSLLIASPLSKKDTTISVPDVLISIPYIDITLKLLDNFGIIIENNQYKKFYIPGNQRYKSPGTYDIEGDASSATYFIAAAAIKGKCIRIYGITKNSIQGDIQFIKIAKKMGAIITFGKNYIECKKGKLIGIDLDANHIPDAAMTIAILALFTEDGSPTTIRNIESWRVKETDRLYAMSTELRKVGAVVHEGQDFIKIFPPKKFIPSKIHTYNDHRMAMCFSLIALSDASVTIMNPQCVSKTFPEYFKIFNKISIMNK; from the coding sequence ATGTGTAATTGCATTACTTTGAAACCAATATCATATGTACAAGGTGAGATTATTTTACCAGGTTCAAAAAGTATTTCTAATCGAGTATTATTAATGTCTGCATTAGCATCAGGAAAAACATATTTAAAAAATTTATTATGTAGTGATGACAGTAATTATATGTTAAATGCATTAAAACAGCTAGGTGTAAAATATAAAAGATCAATTAAAAATCAAGATTTGGAAATCCATGGCTGTGAAAATAATTTTATATATGAAAATAATACAGTACTATTTCTTGGAAACGCTGGTACTGCTGTAAGACCATTAATTTCAGTTTTATCATTGATGAATAAAGAAATTATTATTACTGGTGATGAAAGGATGAAAGAAAGACCAATTCATGATCTTGTTCATGCTTTACATCAGGGTGGAAGTATAATTAAATATTTAAAAAAAAAACACTATCTTCCTATTTGTATTCATGGAGGTTTTACTGGTGGTAACATTACTATTAAAAGTAATACTTCAAGTCAATTTTTAACATCACTATTAATAGCTTCTCCTTTATCAAAGAAGGATACCACTATTAGTGTTCCAGATGTATTAATTTCTATCCCATATATCGATATAACATTAAAATTATTAGATAATTTCGGAATAATTATCGAAAATAATCAATACAAAAAGTTTTATATTCCTGGTAATCAAAGATATAAATCACCTGGAACTTATGATATAGAAGGAGATGCTTCATCAGCAACATATTTTATTGCTGCTGCTGCTATTAAAGGAAAGTGTATTAGAATTTATGGAATAACTAAAAATAGTATACAAGGAGATATTCAATTCATAAAAATTGCAAAAAAGATGGGTGCAATAATTACTTTTGGAAAAAATTATATAGAATGTAAAAAAGGAAAATTAATAGGAATTGACTTAGATGCCAATCATATTCCAGATGCAGCTATGACGATTGCAATTCTTGCATTGTTTACAGAAGACGGTTCTCCAACAACAATTCGTAATATTGAAAGCTGGAGAGTAAAAGAAACAGATCGGTTATATGCTATGTCTACAGAGCTTAGAAAAGTTGGAGCAGTGGTTCATGAAGGTCAAGATTTCATTAAAATTTTTCCTCCAAAAAAATTTATTCCTTCTAAAATTCATACTTATAATGATCATCGTATGGCAATGTGTTTTTCTTTAATTGCATTATCTGATGCTTCTGTTACAATTATGAATCCACAATGTGTTTCAAAAACATTTCCAGAATATTTTAAAATATTTAATAAAATTAGTATTATGAATAAATAA
- the sucB gene encoding dihydrolipoyllysine-residue succinyltransferase, which translates to MKQKTILVPELPESINSATVIKWHKKIDDIIKIDEVLVDIETEKVILEIPSEFSGKLIKISAPENTVVKNRQILGYIEEINNESKYKKNKKEKKSKKDIFTPDIKFNNQKENYYSPSIRRKCYLKKIKNNNNNFSHNIEQNKEVQIKENLKKSHIKDENRVPMTLIRKRITQRLLQTVRNTVMLTTFNEVNMQSILNLRNKYRDIFEKKYCIRLGLMSFFVKAVVESLKYFPEINAKIDNNDIIYHKTFDINIAISTIKGLVTPILKNADLMSMFEIEKKIKYFLLKGNEGKLELSDLIGGNFTITNGGTFGSLFSTPVLNPPQSAILGMHAIKDRVIVIKDKITVAPMMYIALSYDHRLIDGKEAVGFLNMIKNILEDFSRILLNI; encoded by the coding sequence ATGAAACAAAAAACTATTTTAGTACCTGAATTACCAGAATCTATTAATAGTGCTACAGTTATTAAATGGCACAAAAAAATTGATGATATAATAAAAATAGATGAGGTATTGGTAGATATTGAAACAGAAAAAGTTATTTTAGAAATACCATCAGAATTTTCTGGAAAATTAATAAAAATATCAGCACCAGAAAATACTGTTGTTAAAAATAGACAAATTTTAGGTTATATTGAAGAAATTAATAATGAATCAAAATATAAAAAAAACAAAAAAGAAAAAAAAAGTAAAAAAGATATTTTTACTCCTGATATAAAATTTAATAACCAAAAAGAAAATTATTATAGTCCTTCAATTCGTAGGAAATGTTATTTAAAGAAAATTAAAAATAACAATAATAATTTCAGTCATAATATTGAACAAAATAAAGAAGTTCAAATCAAAGAAAATTTAAAAAAATCTCATATAAAAGATGAAAATCGTGTTCCAATGACTTTAATTCGTAAAAGGATTACACAACGTTTATTACAAACAGTCCGTAATACTGTGATGTTAACAACATTTAATGAAGTTAATATGCAATCAATTCTTAATCTTCGTAATAAATACCGTGATATTTTTGAAAAAAAATATTGTATACGATTAGGTTTAATGTCTTTTTTTGTTAAAGCAGTTGTAGAATCTTTAAAGTATTTTCCAGAAATTAATGCTAAAATTGATAATAATGATATTATATATCATAAAACATTTGATATTAATATTGCAATTTCTACCATTAAAGGACTTGTGACACCAATTTTAAAAAATGCAGATCTTATGTCTATGTTTGAAATAGAAAAAAAAATTAAATATTTTTTATTAAAAGGAAATGAGGGAAAATTAGAATTATCAGATTTAATAGGTGGAAATTTTACTATTACTAATGGAGGAACGTTTGGTTCATTATTTTCAACCCCAGTTTTAAATCCTCCACAATCTGCTATTTTAGGTATGCATGCGATTAAAGATCGTGTAATAGTAATAAAAGATAAAATAACTGTTGCTCCTATGATGTATATCGCATTATCTTATGATCATAGATTAATTGATGGTAAAGAAGCGGTGGGTTTTTTAAATATGATAAAAAATATATTAGAAGATTTTTCAAGAATTTTATTAAATATTTAA